AGAGCAAAGAGGCAAAATACACGGTGAATTCATACAAAGCACCCCCTAAAAAGACAGGTCAGGAAGAGTCTTGCCGCTGCAGTGCGTTGGCCCAGAACCTGTCATACCTAACCGAAAGCCAGAAGTCAAACGAATGTCACAGACCGGGAATACGAGCCGGATATCTGTAGACCTCAGGCCACTTCTGCTTGTACAAAATTCACCTCATATGGATCAAAAAGAGGTGCCAGTGCAGAAAGTGCAAATAGTGCAAAGTAGCATCAGTAGGTTAGGATCATAACTTACGCATATGGGGAGGTGATGACGCTGTCACCGTGCATCCgcactgccccgacgcgcgttttgcgttgtGGGCTTCTTTGGGGGGCCGTGCCATTCCAGATTATCCTGGGTGAGGTGGGACTTCCATTTACCCTTCATAAAACACATAAAACTTACAAGCATTTTGCCATAGAATTGTGCTTTCCTTCTTGTTCTACATACAGCACCATCTTCCCACTGGTGAAATTAGGTTAAATCTGTTCTCATGTCCATCTGGCAGACAGGGAAAAATGTTAGGTCAGTACTTATACGTACGCTTCCTTGTAACCTTGAATATTAAACATTTTAATCTCtatcaaaaatgtatttaaataaaaaaaaatattttgacagCATGAGCACAATCCGACATCCGAACAAAACTGCCATAGCGGAGAACTTATATTAAATTAAAGGCTCACAGGTTTAACCAAATAGGGATAGGCTACTTCATTTTGTTACTGCCTCCTGTTTTCTTTCCATGTTATCATATATTTCGATTGAATTGCTTTGTAGAAATAGATAGTTATAAGTAGTGTTTCAATTCTGGGAACATTTCATATCATGCTTATAGGATGCCCCTATACATTACAAGCTTTGTTTATGAGTTATTGAATTACTTACCTTTCTCAACTATCTCAACGCTTTATGCTCAAGTCAGTTATCTTAAGAAGAAAATGTAGAGTATTCTCAGCATTAAAATTAGAAGTAATGATTAACTGTTTAGATTTCAGATACAGTTCAATTCTGAATATACTTTAACCGGTCGTAAGGAATTTATGACAGGAGCCTTAATAAAACCTTGCAACTGAGTGTCAttgaaggggttttcccatgaatgacATTTGTCATCAAGCCATATGATACGTGATAATGTAGACAATTTAAAACAATGTATTTTTTCTTAATATCAGGTGCTTGAAAATGGAAAAGATGAAAACCCTGTTGTAACCACTTTAGTAGAAGAGCACTCCATTGAGCAGTATGTCACAGATTCCAAGCCATTTCATTTACAAACCTTAACAGAATGCCAAACAACAGTACAAATTGCTTCTACATTGCAAGAAACAATTATTAACACTGATAGTGACAAAACGTATGTTCCTGAAGATCAAGGTGCACACGTAACTGACTCAGAGACCAACAGTGTTACCTCAGAATCCACCATGGATAGAGTCACCAGAAGAGTATTCTCTTCTTCCTCAACTAAAAGTATTAATGGTTCTCAGCTAGATTTGTCTAACTCTTCTGATGAAAGAAAGGATGTGATGATTTCTCCACCAGATCGTCGTCTGAAAATCTTAAGAGAGGAGGAACGTTTTGAcgtacggtcccatcttcctgaaaCTAGTCCAACAACATTATTTGTAGATAGTGATGGTGATGAAGATGATAAAGTTAGACCCCGATCCCATGAGATTACCCCAGAAAAAGCGCTAGAACTTGAGAAACATCGTAGAGACATCATTAAAAAACAAGGCCAACGTAAAAGTTTAGGTACAGAAGATGTGATTAGCATAAGCATAAAAAATAGTGGCTCAGTCTCAAACATAGATCTTACTGGTGTAGAAGGTGATCAGAACAAGCCAAATATAAACACAGAACAGATACATTTTGAATCTGCAAGACAGCAATTTTTAAAGTTGGAAAAGGAGAGGAATAGTCTTCCCATAACTCCTCGTCCTCAACCAAGGCCATTTAGGCCTAATACACGTTCTTTACATGAAAATTATGAGGTGCCAAAAGAGCAGGAAAACCAGGAAAATAAACCATCTAAAGATGAGCGCATTTCAACCAGAAAAATGACTAAAGACACACACTCAACTCTTCTCCCTGAACAACAGTTCTATAAAACTCTGTCTGCGGATAATGGAGAGCAAGAGAAGTTGGCACAGGAGATTGAAAAAGAAAAGGAGAGCACTCCTAACCCCAGTGACGAAACACCTATACAAAGGGAAATTCGTTTAACCTTGCAGAGAGAGGAAAGTTTACGGAAAGAAAGAGGAATTTTAAGTTCAGGGAAAACAAGCGAGATCATAGAAATTTCCATAAATCCTGTGCTTGCTAATTCACCTGATATGGAGCATCCGAAACACAGGCCCCTCGCCTTATTGTACATACAAAGAGAGATTGAAAAAGAGGTCCAGAGAGAGGCTGATCTTAAAAGTGAAGGTAGAGTGGTGGGTCTTTATGATAAAGGTAGTGCCCAGGAACTAGATAAGCGTAGAAAGTTGTTTGAGCAACCAGATGAAATACTGGTTCAGCCACAAGGAAATAGCACCAAAATCATAACCAAAGAAGCAACATACAACATAAAAGAGGATACACCACAAGTAGATTTGGTAACTGATACTAACACAAACAACTGGACAGATTTAGACTCTGCTCAACCCTACAGTGTACGAATGAACTGGAAGCCAGCCCCATTCAATGCCTACAGAAACAGAAGGCTCAGTGCAGACAACATTTTAGATATAAAGACACCTCTTACAAAATCTGCAGAAAAGGAGTCTGCAGAGGAAACCTTTGTATTGCACAAAGAGAATTTCAATGTTCAACCTTTGAAATTTCACCTACATGTTCATGAAGACGATGAAACAGATCAAAAGAGAGGCCTTCAGGAGAAGTACAACACAAGGCTAAGGCCTTCACTTTCCAACATCATTGAGCAAGAAATTCAACAAACATTAGAAAGGGATCGAGAACTCCAAGAAGAGAGAAGAAAAAGTGGACTTCCTCCATTAACTATACATAATGAGAATGAACTAAAGACCCCACACAATGGATATGACACACACGGGAGTTCAGTATTATCCTCAAGTAAGCAAATTTAACTTTATATTTCACCTTACCATGCAATCTATGCATATTTTACTTTTCAATATATATCATTGTGTGTATAAAATATATTTTGTCttccagttaggtccatatatatttgtacagagacaatttttttctaattttggttatagacattaccacaatgaattttatacaaaacaattcagatgcagttgaagttcagactttcagctttcatatgagggaatctacattaaaattggatgaagggtttaggagtttcagctccttaacctgtgccaccctgtttttaaagggaccaaaaattaaataattttaaataaaatgttcattttatgaaaaccctttgttggcaatgactgcctgaactcatggacatcaccagacactgtttcctcctttttgatcctctgccaggccttcactgcggtggttttcagttgctgtttgtttgtgggctattctgtctaaagtttagtctttaa
This region of Ranitomeya imitator isolate aRanImi1 chromosome 1, aRanImi1.pri, whole genome shotgun sequence genomic DNA includes:
- the MISP gene encoding mitotic interactor and substrate of PLK1 isoform X1; its protein translation is MFKYPSPWQVLCSSLEKREQVLENGKDENPVVTTLVEEHSIEQYVTDSKPFHLQTLTECQTTVQIASTLQETIINTDSDKTYVPEDQGAHVTDSETNSVTSESTMDRVTRRVFSSSSTKSINGSQLDLSNSSDERKDVMISPPDRRLKILREEERFDVRSHLPETSPTTLFVDSDGDEDDKVRPRSHEITPEKALELEKHRRDIIKKQGQRKSLGTEDVISISIKNSGSVSNIDLTGVEGDQNKPNINTEQIHFESARQQFLKLEKERNSLPITPRPQPRPFRPNTRSLHENYEVPKEQENQENKPSKDERISTRKMTKDTHSTLLPEQQFYKTLSADNGEQEKLAQEIEKEKESTPNPSDETPIQREIRLTLQREESLRKERGILSSGKTSEIIEISINPVLANSPDMEHPKHRPLALLYIQREIEKEVQREADLKSEGRVVGLYDKGSAQELDKRRKLFEQPDEILVQPQGNSTKIITKEATYNIKEDTPQVDLVTDTNTNNWTDLDSAQPYSVRMNWKPAPFNAYRNRRLSADNILDIKTPLTKSAEKESAEETFVLHKENFNVQPLKFHLHVHEDDETDQKRGLQEKYNTRLRPSLSNIIEQEIQQTLERDRELQEERRKSGLPPLTIHNENELKTPHNGYDTHGSSVLSSNASHTRTPAPWKGTLGSKSMNYDSSTLPIFKREYSIFQDKDNLKRHENRYAGIDESDSVNTEIVESTRVNRHKNRMALRWEAGLYANEQSN
- the MISP gene encoding mitotic interactor and substrate of PLK1 isoform X2, producing MDRVTRRVFSSSSTKSINGSQLDLSNSSDERKDVMISPPDRRLKILREEERFDVRSHLPETSPTTLFVDSDGDEDDKVRPRSHEITPEKALELEKHRRDIIKKQGQRKSLGTEDVISISIKNSGSVSNIDLTGVEGDQNKPNINTEQIHFESARQQFLKLEKERNSLPITPRPQPRPFRPNTRSLHENYEVPKEQENQENKPSKDERISTRKMTKDTHSTLLPEQQFYKTLSADNGEQEKLAQEIEKEKESTPNPSDETPIQREIRLTLQREESLRKERGILSSGKTSEIIEISINPVLANSPDMEHPKHRPLALLYIQREIEKEVQREADLKSEGRVVGLYDKGSAQELDKRRKLFEQPDEILVQPQGNSTKIITKEATYNIKEDTPQVDLVTDTNTNNWTDLDSAQPYSVRMNWKPAPFNAYRNRRLSADNILDIKTPLTKSAEKESAEETFVLHKENFNVQPLKFHLHVHEDDETDQKRGLQEKYNTRLRPSLSNIIEQEIQQTLERDRELQEERRKSGLPPLTIHNENELKTPHNGYDTHGSSVLSSNASHTRTPAPWKGTLGSKSMNYDSSTLPIFKREYSIFQDKDNLKRHENRYAGIDESDSVNTEIVESTRVNRHKNRMALRWEAGLYANEQSN